ACGGCTGGGAGGGCCGCGAGGCCGCGGAGAAGGAGCTCGAGGCCTCCATCGAGCGCTTCGCCGCCGAGGGCGAGCACTCCCCGTCCGACGAGCCGCAGGGCCGCGACGTCGACACCGAGGAGGCCGCCCCGGCCGCCGAGCAGGAGGCCTGAGCCTCCACCGGCCCCTCGGCCGACCCCCGCGCGACGCCCGTCCACCCTTCGGGGTGGGCGGGCGTCGCCGTGTCCGGTGGCAGAATCGACGACCATGTTCGTGCTCACCCTCAACCAGCGGGACACCCCCGACGCCGGCGACCGCGTGGACGCGCTCCTGCGCGAGCTGACCGACGCGGCGGCCGCCGTGCCCGGCCTGCGCTCCCCGGCGCTGCCGTTCCAGCGCTCCGTCGGAGACGAGCTCGTGGGCGTCCTCGAGGACCCGCACGCCGCGGTGGACGTGGCGCTGCGCGCGCTGCGGCAGCGCCGCTGGAACGTGGGGATCGGCGTCGGGACGGTGTGCCACGCGGACGGGTCCGCGGGGATCCCCGCCTCCGGGGACCTGCACCACGCCGGCGGGCCGGGCCTCGCGGCGGCGCGCCGGGCCGTCGAGGCGGCGGCCCTGTCCACCGCGCGGATCCCGCTGGCCGTGCGCGGTCGGGACGCGGAGGCCGCAGCCGAGGCGGAGGCGGTGCTCAAGCTCATCGGCCAGCTGGTGTGGACGCGCACGGCCGCCGAATGGTCCGTGCTGGACCTGCTGGTGCCCGGGGTGCGCGGCCAGCAGAAGCCGGCCGCGCAGGCCCTGGGGATCACCACGCAGGCCGTCTCCCAGGCCGTGCAGCGCTCCTTCTGGAACGAGGAGCACGCCTGCCGGCCCGCCGCCGCGCGCCTGCTGGCGCTCGCCGCCGGCTGAGGCCCGCCCGCGTCGCCGTCCTCCCCCTCGGCCCGTCGGGCCCTCCGGCCCTCAGAGCAGGGTGCGCAGCACCGTGGCGAGGCCGTGCTCGTCGACGCCGCCGGTGACCTCGTCCGCGGCCTCCTTGACCTCGTCCGGGGCCTGGCCCATGGCGACGCCGCGCCCGGCCCAGCGGAGCATCTCCACGTCGTTGCGGCCGTCGCCCACGGCCACGGTGTCCGCGACGTCCACGTGCAGCACGGTGCGCAGCGCCTCCAGGGCGGACGCCTTGGTGACGCCGGCCGCGGCCACGTCCAGCCAGGCCGTCCAGCCCACCGAGTAGGTCACGCCGGACAGGCCGATGCCCTCCACGGCCCGGCCGAACTCCTCCGCGGAGGAGTCCGTGGAGAACACCACCAGGCGCACGGCGGTGGTGGCCATGAGCTCCTCGAAGCCCACGCCCTCCGCGGCCACGCCGAAGGACATGTCCTGGAACCGCTCGGTGGAGAGGAACGAGCCGTCCGGCAGCTCGAGCGCGTACTTGGCGCTGGGCAGGCGGTCCCGCAGCTGGGCCAGCACGGACTGGGGGTCGAAGGTGCGCAGGTCCGTGACCTCGTAGCCGTCCTCGAGCGCGCGGTCCAGGCGCAGCGTGGCACCGCCGTTGGAGCAGATCACGTACCCGGAGTCGATGCCGAGGGACTCCGCCACCGGGAGCGTGGCGCCGCGGGAGCGGCCGGTGGCGATGACCACGTGGTGGCCGGCCTCGATCACGGCCCGCACGGCCTCACGCACGGGCTCGTGCAGGCGGCCGTCATGGTCCACGATCGTTCCGTCCACGTCCAGGCACACGAGCTTCTTCGTCATGGCCCCCACCCAACCACACGCCCCGGACGGGTTTGCGACGCGCGGGTGAACGCCGGGCGCTCCCGTCCGGCGGCCGGGCTCACCCCAGTCCCATGCGCCCGGCCGCCCACGGCAGCTGGTCGGCGAAGGCGCGCGACCACACCGTCCACGTGTGCCCGCCGGGGTACTCCCGCAGGGTGAGGTCCATGCCGGCGGCGCGGCCGGCGTCGACGAGCTCCTGCGGCACGGGCATGCCGACGTAGGCGTCCGAGCGGCCCACGCTGACGACGCCCGCGACGCCGCGGTAGGCCCCGTCCGCCCCGGGACCCTCGCCGCGCTGCGCTGCGGCGAACAGAGAGAGCGGGTCGTTCGCCGCGTACGCGGCGCGGACCCCGCCGAAGCCCTCGGCGATCGTCCTCTCCTCCGTGCCGAGGGAGGGGTGCAGCTCGCCGGAGAAGACGAGCACGGTGCCGAACCCGTCCGGGGTGCGGGCCACGGTCTGCAGGGCGCAGGTGGCGCCGTTGGAGAGCCCGCCGATCGCCCAGTGCGTCCGGTCCCGGTCCGTCTGCAGCTCCCGGCCGATCCAGGCGGGCACGTCCTGCGTCAGGTAGGTCTCCACGCGGGCGTCCGGGCCGTCCCAGCACAGCCGGTTGGTCAGGGCGCCGCCGCCGTTGGCGTCCACGGACAGCACGATCGGCGCGAGGCCGTGGTGGGCGGCCGCGTAGGCGTCCATGGTCTCGGCGGCGTGGCCGGCGCTGAACCAGTCCGGGGGCTCACCCGGGACCCCGGCCATGAGGATCATCACGGGCAGGGCCGGGCGCTCCTCGGCGAAGTACGCCGGGGGCAGGTAGACCACGGCGTCCCGCGGGGCGAGCCGCGCGTCCGTGGCGGGAATCCCCACCCGGGAGACCGTGCCGTGCTCGGGCAGCCCGGCCGGCGCCGTCCACCGGTCCACGGGCACCACCTGGCGGGCGGGGGCGGTGTCCACGGCGTCCCAGTCCGTCCAGGTGACGTTCCGCCCGGTCATCACGGCCAGCGACTCGTAGGCGGAGTAGTGGGCGTTCACGCCGAGGGTCGCGCAGAGCACCGCCGCCAGGACCGCGACGACGCCCCCGAGGCCCCAGCGCAGCGGCCGGGGCCGCCACGGGCCGACGGCCGCCTGGGCGAGCACCACCACCGGCAGCGCGGCCCAGGCGAACACGGGCCCCGCGACCCCGTCCGGGATCGGCGCCCACACGACGTTCACCCACCACCACGAGGCGAGGGCCAGCGCCGCGGGCACGCCGACGACCAGCGCCTGGACCCACCAGGGCCGGCGGCGGGTGCGCCCCACCCACAGGCCGAGGACCAGCAGGACGCCGACCGCGACGCACACGGGCACCGTCCAGGGCGCCAGCAGCGGGGTCTCCAGCAGCCAGGCGGGCAACCGCTCCACGTCAGCCCTCCCTCCGGCGCAGGTCCTGGCCCGCGCGGACCAGGTCGCCGAGCGTGAGGGTGGGCAGGTACGCCCGGGTGAGGGCGGCGCCCACGCGGGGCAGCTCCGCCGGGTCCGGGACGCACAGCCGCAGCGGCACGCTCTCCGGGCCGAACTTCTCCTTGAAGGCGTGCAGGGAGCGGAACCCGTACACGGGCTCCAGCCCATGGCCCAGCTGGTCCAGGAGGCGGTCGAGCGCGCCGGTCTGGGCGGGGGCGACGTCGGCGGAGGGGTCCGGCTGCGAGCGCGCCAGGGGCGCCCCGGAGAGGGAGACCAGGGCCAGCCCCTCCTCCTGGGCGTCGAGGACGGCCTGGGCCAGGAGGAACTCGACGACGGGGCGGAACCCGCCCTCGGCGCGGCGCATGAAGTCCAGGGTCAGGCCCACGAGGCGCCCGGCGTCGTGCACGGGCAGCCAGGAGGTCACCCCGTGGAGGCGGCCGTCCTCGTCCTCCGCGAGCAGCAGGCGGACGGCGGGGTCGTCGAGCTCGGCGAGGCCGCCGAGCGTGAACCCCATCTCCGGCAGCTCCTTGTCCGCCACCCACGCCGCGGAGATCGCGCGGATCTGCGCGCGGAGGTCGTCGCCGGCCTCCGCCCACGTGGTCCAGCGGGCCGTGATGCCCTCCTTCTTCGCCCGGTTGCGGGCGGTGCGCAGGTCCTGGAAGCGCTTCCCGCCGAAGGTGACCCCGCCGAGCCGGATCACGGCCTCCTCCGCGACCTGCACCCCGAACCAGCCGCGGGACTCCACGGCCTGCGCGGTGACGGGGTGCACGGAGTACAGGGCCGGGACCAGGGAGTGGGCCACGCAGAACTCGGCGAACTGGCGGGTGACCACGGCGCGGTCACGGGCGGAGCTGTACGGGTCGCCCACGGTCAGCGCCACGTCCTGGTGCACCCGGTAGGCGACGGCGCCGGCGTGCGTCGGCGAGCGCCACAGCCGGCAGCCCTCCCACGTGCCCATCCAGGCCATGGTGGCGTCCTCGGCGGCGAGGGCGCGGGCCGCCTCGGCGGCCTCTCCGGGCTGCGCGACGGGCCCGCCGAGGGGGTGCTGGGCGCGCCAGAGCAGCCAGATCCCGGCCAGCCACGGCACCAGCGGCAGCCACTCCAGCAGGAACCGGGCCACGGGGCCGCTCGGCAGGGCGGCCGGGGTCAGCACGGTCAGCGCCGTGGAGGGAAGCAGGGCGATCAGCCCGTCCGCCAGGAGCGCGCCGACCCCGGGGCGGGGGGAGAACTGCTCCGGCACCGCCAGGCCCACCGCCACGATCATGGCCACCACCGCGAGGGCGAGGATCGGCACGGCCCGCAGGCGCCGGTAGGCCCCGTGCGGCGCGCGCGCCTGGAACAGCCCCCGGTGCGCCAGCACGAGGGCCAGCACCCCCAGCGGCACCAGCACGGGGAGGATCAGCCGGGTGATCAGGGACGGGTCCGTGGGGTAGTCCCGGGGGCCCGCCGCCACGGCCCAGGCCGCCAGGCCCAGGTGGGCGGCGGCCAAGGCGGCGAGCACGGACTGCAGCACCAGGGTGCCTTGCAGGGCGGCGCGGCGGCCCCGGCGGAGCCCGTCCGCGAGGACGAGCTGCAGCACCAGCGGCAGGGCCGCGAGCAGGACCGCACCCGGGCCGGTGGCCGTGAGGATGTACGTGCCGCGGGCGCACTCGCGGATCCGGTCGTCGTCGGCACAGGCCGCGGCCACCATGTCCGGGGACACGGTGGACGCCGCGAACAGGGCGCGCGTGCCCGCCAGCGGCCCCACCAGGTGGGGTGAGCCCGCGGCCAGGAACGTGCCGAGCACGACGGCGGCCACCGCCGTCGCCACGAGCACGCGCCGCTCGCTGCGGCTGCCCACGGGCGCCGCGTCCGTGCCCAGCCGGCGGGCCCTCCGGCGGCCGAGCCAGCCGCCCAGCAGCACCGCGGTGAGCAGCGAGGCGTCCTCCGGCGCACCGGAGAACAGGACCGTGGCGGCGGTGACGGGGAGGGCGAGGGTGAGGAGGCGGCGTCGCCACCGGGAGTCCCACGAGCCGGAGGAGGCCAGGAACGCGACGATCAGTCCGGCCCAGGGTCCGGCGATCGCGTCGCTGCGGAGGACGGCGCCCCAGGCGGGGTCGACCTGCCGGACCGCCCACAGCAGTCCCAGGACCGCCAGGACGGACGCGGTGTGGCCCAGCACCACGCGGGCGGCGAACGGTCCGGAGCCGGCCTCCCGCTCGGCCGGCGGCCCGAGGACGGCGACGCCCACCAGGGCGAGCGCCCACGCGAGCGGGTGCGGGGCGAACAGCAGGGAGGTGGCCACCTCGTGCGGGGCGTGGGGGAGACTGCCCGGGCGGGCCGGGTCCACCAGCGGCAGCAGGGGCCCGAGGGCGGTGAACAGGAGCAGGGTCCACGTCGCGGGGACCCCGCGGAGCCAGCGGAGCGCACCGGCCAGGACACGCCCGGCAGGACCGGGCGAGGTGCCGCCCACCGTGCCCGACTCCCGCGTGGCCGCCGTCGCCATCCCTGCCCCCTCCCTCGGCCGCGCCCGTGCTGTCCGCCGCCGCGGACGGGCGGTCCCGCCGCCTGCAGCCGGGACCCGCACAGCGTACGACAGCGCACCTGGACGTCCGCCGGGAACGGACCGGAGCCGCGGCGGGCGCGGGCGTAGCATGCGGGCATGCTCCACCGGCGCGAGTACGGCGACCCCGACGGCGTCCCCGTCCTCCACTTCCACGGCACCCCCGGCTCAGGCCGGGAGGCGGCCGCGCTGGACGCCGCCGCGCGTGCCGCCGGCGTGCGCCTGATCGCCCCGGACCGGCCCGGGATGGGCCGCACCCCCCACCTGCCGGGGCGGCGGCTGGCCCACTGGCCCGCCGAGGTGACGCGGCTGCTGGACGAGCTGGGGATCGACCGGGCCGCGATCCTCGCCTGGTCCGGCGGCGGCCCCTACGCGGTGGCCTGTCTGGCCCGCATCCCTGAGCGCCTCACCGCGGTGGCCCTGCTGGCCCCGGCGGGCCTGCTGCGGGGCATTCCGTGGGCCAACCGGCTGTTCCCGCGGCTCTACCTCCCGGCGGCCGGCGCGATCGCCCGCGCCCGGGACTGGGCCCCGGCCGCCGCCCTGGGCGTGTTCCGGTGGCGGCGGATGCGCAGCCGCCTGGCCGACGGCCCCCCGGCGGCGAGCCCGGAGCGCGAGCCGCTGGCGCCGTCGTCGGCCGCGGTGCTGGCCGCCTCCTGGAGGGAGGCGTTCCGGCAGGGCCACGCCGGGCCGGTCCAGGACGAGCAGGTGATCAACGAGGACTGGTCCCCCCTGCTGACGTCCGCCCGCCGGGCGCCGGTGCCCGTGCGGATCTGGCACGGGCGCCGGGACCGGGTGGTGCCGCACCGCCACAGCCGGCGGCTGGCCGCGGCCCTGGGCGCGTTCCTCGTGGACGCGCACGACGGCGACCACCCCGGCGCCCTGCTGACCGCCGGACCCGAGGCGCTGGGCTGGCTGGCGGCCTCCGCGGAGTGAGGCCCGGGCCGCTCACACGAGCTCGAACCGCTCCAGACCGCCCAGGTACGGGCGCAACGCCTCCGGGACGGTCACGGAGCCGTCCGCGTTCTGGTGGTTCTCCAGGATCGCGACGATCCACCGGGTGGTGGCCAGGGTGCCGTTGAGGGTGGCGACCGTGCGGGTGCCGCCCTTCTTCGCATTCGAGCCCGTGCCGTCCTCCTTGACCTGGCGCTCGCGGATGTTGAGGCGGCGGGCCTGGAACGTGGTGCAGTTCGAGGTGGAGGTCAGCTCGCGGTAGGTGCCCTGGGTGGGGACCCACGCCTCGCAGTCGAACTTGCGGGCGGCGGACATGCCGAGGTCGCCGGCGGCGGTGTCGATCACGCGGTAGGGCACCTCGATCCTCGCGAGCATCTGCTCCTCCCACGCGAGCAGGCGGGCGTGCTCCTCCTCGGCGCGCTCCACCGTGGTGTAGACGAACATCTCCAGCTTGTTGAACTGGTGCACGCGGATGATGCCGCGGGTGTCCTTGCCCGCGGAGCCGGCCTCGCGGCGGTAGCAGGTGGACCAGCCGGCGTAGCGGATCGGGGCGTCGGCGACGTCGATGATCTCGTCCGCGTGGTACCCGGCCAGGGCGACCTCGGAGGTGCCCACCAGGTAGAGGTCGTCGCGCTCGAGGCGGTAGATCTCGTCGTCGTGGGCGACGTCGAAGCCGGTGCCCTGCATGGTCTCCGGGCGCACGAGCGTGGGCGGGATGACGGGGACGAACCCGTTCTCGACCGCCAGGTCCAGGCCCATCTGCATGAGGGCCAGCTCCAGGCGGGCGGCGGCGCCCTTGAGGAAGGAGAACCGGGCGCCGGAGACCTTGGCGCCGCGCTCCATGTCGATGCCCCCGATCAGCTCGCCGAGCTCCAGGTGGTCGCGCGGCTCGAAGCCCTCCGCGGCGAAGTCGCGCGGGGTGCCGACCTCCTTGACGACCACGAAGTCGTCCTCGCCGCCCTGCGGCACGCCCTCGATGACGAGGTTCGGGAAGAGGCGCTGCAGGCGCAGCAGCTCGGCCTCGGCCTCGTTCGACGCCGCCTCGGCCTCCTTCACGGAGGCGGCGAGGTCCTTCACCTCGGCCAGCAGGGCCTGCTTCTCCTCGCCCTTCGCCTGGGCGACCCTCTTGCCGAACGCCTTCTGCTCGGCGCGCAGCTCCTCGAACCGGGAGATCGCCGCACGACGCGCGGCGTCCGCCGCCACGACCTGGTCCACGAGGGACACATCGGCTCCGCGGGCCTCCTGGGAGACGCGGTACTTCTCGGGCTGGTCGATGAGGTCCTTGACGTCGATCACGCCCTCAGCCTAGCGGCGCGGGCGCCCGGGGCGGGCTCGGGACCGGCCCCGGTCCTAGACTCGTCCCATGTCTGCAGAGTGGTGGATGGCGCTGGCCGCCCTCGTCCTCGCGGCCCTGTTCGCGGTCGCCGTCGTCGTGCTGGGCCTGCGTCTGCGCCGCCTGGACGGCGCGCACGAGCGCACCCGCGGCCAGCTGGACGCGGTGGAGGCCCGGCTGGGCGACCTGCGCCGGCGCGCGGGACGGGCCCCCGGCGTCGACCTGCCCGGCCCCCAGGTGGCGCTCGTGCTGAACCCCGTGAAGGCCCGCGCGGACGAGGTCCGCCGCGCCATGGAGGCCCTGGCGGAGAAGGAGGGCCTCGGGGAGGTCCTCGTCCTGGAGACCACGGAGGAGGACCCCGGCACGGCCATGACCCGCGAGGCGCTCACCGCCGGGGTGCGCCTGGTGGTCGCCGCCGGCGGCGACGGGACCGTGCGCACGGTCGCGGAGCAGCTGGCCGGCACCGACGTGGCCCTCGGCGTGATGCCGCTGGGCACCGGCAACCTGCTGGCCCGCAACCTCGACCTGCCGATCAACGACATCGAGGAGTGCCTGCGGATCGCCCTCACCGGCCGGCAGCGGCGGATCGACACCGTGGACGTGCGCCTGACCCACGAGGACGGCGCCCGCACCCGCCAGACGTTCACCGTGATCGGCGGCGCCGGCTACGACGCCGACATCATGGGCGACACCAAGGACGAGCTGAAGGACATGGCCGGCTGGCTGGCCTACAGCGAGGCGGGGATGCGCCACCTGCGGGGCCGCCGCCACGAGGTGTCCATCACCCTCGACGGCGGCGCCGTGCAGCGCTTCAAGGTGCGCTCCGTGATGGTCGCCAACTGCGGCATGCTCACCGGCGGCATGGAGCTGCTGCCGGAGGCCAAGCTCGACGACGGCCTGCTCGACGTCCTCGTCCTCTCCCCCCGGCACGCCCTCGACTGGGTGCGGATCGCCGCGAAGACCCTCACCCGCCACCGCGCCTCGATCCCCGTGATGCACACGGAGCAGGCCCAACGAGTGCAGGTGCGCTTCGCGGAGCCGATGTCCTCCCAGCTCGACGGCGACGCCACCGGCGACATCACCGCCCTCGACGCGCGGATCCAGCCGGACTCGCTCGTCGTGATGCTGGGGGACGAGGACGACGCCTCCGTGGAGGACGGCGGCCGCTCCGCCGAGGCGCCCGTGCCGGAGCCGGCACCGCACATCTGAGCGGGGCCGGGCCGCCGGCCGGGAGGCGCGCTCAGCGCGAGCGCAGCCCCCGCACCCACGCCGTGCCGCGGCGGTAGGCGGCGTCGGTGACGTGCTCGGGCACCGTGGGCGGGCGACCCTCGGCCCGCGGGTAGGAGCCCAGGAACCGCACCCCGGGGAACGTCCGGTGGAGCGCGGCGAGGGCCGCTCCCACCCGCTCCTCGGCCACGTGCCCCTCGAGGTCGATCGAGAAGAAGTAGCGGCCCATGCCCTCGCCCGTGGGGCGGGACTCGATGCGGGAGAGGTTGATGCCGCGGGTCGCGAACTGGTCGAGGATCTCCCGCAGCGCGCCGGGGTGGTCGTCCGGCAGGGGCACGGTCAGGGTGGTCTTGTCCGCGCCGGTCGGCTCCGGGACGGGCCCGGGCCGGGAGACGAGCACGAACCGCGTCACCGCCCCGGTGACGTCCTCGATGGCCTCGGCGAGCACCGGCAGGCCGGTCTGCTCCGCCACGAGCGGCGCGCACACGGCCGCGTCGAACGACGCCACGGCCCCGTCCCCGCCGGCGGAGGGCAGGAGCGCCCGGGCACCGGCCGCCGTCGACCCCGCGGGGGTGAACTCGACGCCGGGCAGGTGCGCCTCCATCCAGCCGCGGACCTGCGCCCAGGCGTGGGTGTGCGTGGTGACCCGGCGGACGTCCTCCAGGGCGACCCCGGGCCGGCCCACGAGCACGAAGCTGATGGGCACGAGGACCTCGGCGAGGATCTGCAGGGGCTCGTCCGCGCCGATGTCGTCGAGGGTGGCGGTGACGCCGCCCTCCACGGAGTTCTCGATGGGCACCACGGCGCGCTCGGCCTCCCCCACGCGCACGGCCGCGAGCGCGGCCAGCACGGAGGAGGCGGGGAGCAGATCGACGTCCTCGGGGGACGCGACCTGCCGCAGGGCGGCCTCGGTGAAGGTGCCGGCGGGGCCGAGGAAGGCGTACCGGGGCGCGGGGCTCACTTGACGGTGGGCTCGGCGTCGCCGTCGGCCTCCATGGGCTTGCCGGCCTCGAGCCAGGCGCCGGAGCCGCCGGCCACGTTGATGGCCGAGTAGCCGCGGCCCACCATGTACTCGGCGGCGCGGGCGGAGCGGCCGCCGGTGCGGCAGATCACGTAGTAGTCGGTGTCCGGGTCGAGCTCCTCGATGCGCTCGGGCAGCTGGCCCAGGGGCAGGTGCTGGGCGCCGGCGGCGCGGCCGAGCGCCCACTCGTCGTCCTCGCGCACGTCCAGGATGGCGGCGTCGGCGGGGATCTGGTCCACGGTCACGGTCTCGAAATGGCTCATGCGCCCAGCCTACGGCGGGGGCGGGGCCTCCCCTAGGCTCCATGACATGGCCGTGAGCGAACCCCTCTCCCCGTCCGATCAGCCGACCTCCCCGACGCCCGCCCCGGACGCCCCCGCGCGCCTGCTGGGCCGCACCGCGCTCGCCTTGCGGGACGCCCTCGCCGCCGGCGAGCTCTCCGCGGCGGAGGTCACGGAGGCCTCGCTCGCGGCGGCGCACGCCCATGCGGGCCTGGGCGCGTTCGTCCTTCTGGACGAGGACGGCGCCCGGGTCCGGGCCGCCGCCCTGGACGCCCGCCCCGACGACGCCGCCGGCGCCTCCCTGCGCGGTCTCCCCCTGGCGTTCAAGGACCTCACGGACGTGGCGGGGCTGCCGACGCGGATGGGCTCGGCCGTGCTGGCGCAGGCTCCCGCGGCGGCAGAGGACGACCCGCTGACGACCCGCCTGCGCGCGGCCGGCACGGTGCTGCTGGGCAAGACGACCGTCCCGGAGTTCGGACTGGACGCGTACTCGGAGAACCCGGTGGACCCGCCCGCCCGGAACCCGCTGGACCCCTCCCGCACGCCCGGCGGCTCCTCGGGCGGGTCCGCGGCGGCGGTGGCG
This sequence is a window from Micrococcus porci. Protein-coding genes within it:
- a CDS encoding HAD family hydrolase; the protein is MTKKLVCLDVDGTIVDHDGRLHEPVREAVRAVIEAGHHVVIATGRSRGATLPVAESLGIDSGYVICSNGGATLRLDRALEDGYEVTDLRTFDPQSVLAQLRDRLPSAKYALELPDGSFLSTERFQDMSFGVAAEGVGFEELMATTAVRLVVFSTDSSAEEFGRAVEGIGLSGVTYSVGWTAWLDVAAAGVTKASALEALRTVLHVDVADTVAVGDGRNDVEMLRWAGRGVAMGQAPDEVKEAADEVTGGVDEHGLATVLRTLL
- a CDS encoding alpha/beta hydrolase translates to MERLPAWLLETPLLAPWTVPVCVAVGVLLVLGLWVGRTRRRPWWVQALVVGVPAALALASWWWVNVVWAPIPDGVAGPVFAWAALPVVVLAQAAVGPWRPRPLRWGLGGVVAVLAAVLCATLGVNAHYSAYESLAVMTGRNVTWTDWDAVDTAPARQVVPVDRWTAPAGLPEHGTVSRVGIPATDARLAPRDAVVYLPPAYFAEERPALPVMILMAGVPGEPPDWFSAGHAAETMDAYAAAHHGLAPIVLSVDANGGGALTNRLCWDGPDARVETYLTQDVPAWIGRELQTDRDRTHWAIGGLSNGATCALQTVARTPDGFGTVLVFSGELHPSLGTEERTIAEGFGGVRAAYAANDPLSLFAAAQRGEGPGADGAYRGVAGVVSVGRSDAYVGMPVPQELVDAGRAAGMDLTLREYPGGHTWTVWSRAFADQLPWAAGRMGLG
- the pheA gene encoding prephenate dehydratase, with the translated sequence MSPAPRYAFLGPAGTFTEAALRQVASPEDVDLLPASSVLAALAAVRVGEAERAVVPIENSVEGGVTATLDDIGADEPLQILAEVLVPISFVLVGRPGVALEDVRRVTTHTHAWAQVRGWMEAHLPGVEFTPAGSTAAGARALLPSAGGDGAVASFDAAVCAPLVAEQTGLPVLAEAIEDVTGAVTRFVLVSRPGPVPEPTGADKTTLTVPLPDDHPGALREILDQFATRGINLSRIESRPTGEGMGRYFFSIDLEGHVAEERVGAALAALHRTFPGVRFLGSYPRAEGRPPTVPEHVTDAAYRRGTAWVRGLRSR
- a CDS encoding diacylglycerol/lipid kinase family protein, coding for MSAEWWMALAALVLAALFAVAVVVLGLRLRRLDGAHERTRGQLDAVEARLGDLRRRAGRAPGVDLPGPQVALVLNPVKARADEVRRAMEALAEKEGLGEVLVLETTEEDPGTAMTREALTAGVRLVVAAGGDGTVRTVAEQLAGTDVALGVMPLGTGNLLARNLDLPINDIEECLRIALTGRQRRIDTVDVRLTHEDGARTRQTFTVIGGAGYDADIMGDTKDELKDMAGWLAYSEAGMRHLRGRRHEVSITLDGGAVQRFKVRSVMVANCGMLTGGMELLPEAKLDDGLLDVLVLSPRHALDWVRIAAKTLTRHRASIPVMHTEQAQRVQVRFAEPMSSQLDGDATGDITALDARIQPDSLVVMLGDEDDASVEDGGRSAEAPVPEPAPHI
- a CDS encoding bifunctional lysylphosphatidylglycerol flippase/synthetase MprF, with amino-acid sequence MATAATRESGTVGGTSPGPAGRVLAGALRWLRGVPATWTLLLFTALGPLLPLVDPARPGSLPHAPHEVATSLLFAPHPLAWALALVGVAVLGPPAEREAGSGPFAARVVLGHTASVLAVLGLLWAVRQVDPAWGAVLRSDAIAGPWAGLIVAFLASSGSWDSRWRRRLLTLALPVTAATVLFSGAPEDASLLTAVLLGGWLGRRRARRLGTDAAPVGSRSERRVLVATAVAAVVLGTFLAAGSPHLVGPLAGTRALFAASTVSPDMVAAACADDDRIRECARGTYILTATGPGAVLLAALPLVLQLVLADGLRRGRRAALQGTLVLQSVLAALAAAHLGLAAWAVAAGPRDYPTDPSLITRLILPVLVPLGVLALVLAHRGLFQARAPHGAYRRLRAVPILALAVVAMIVAVGLAVPEQFSPRPGVGALLADGLIALLPSTALTVLTPAALPSGPVARFLLEWLPLVPWLAGIWLLWRAQHPLGGPVAQPGEAAEAARALAAEDATMAWMGTWEGCRLWRSPTHAGAVAYRVHQDVALTVGDPYSSARDRAVVTRQFAEFCVAHSLVPALYSVHPVTAQAVESRGWFGVQVAEEAVIRLGGVTFGGKRFQDLRTARNRAKKEGITARWTTWAEAGDDLRAQIRAISAAWVADKELPEMGFTLGGLAELDDPAVRLLLAEDEDGRLHGVTSWLPVHDAGRLVGLTLDFMRRAEGGFRPVVEFLLAQAVLDAQEEGLALVSLSGAPLARSQPDPSADVAPAQTGALDRLLDQLGHGLEPVYGFRSLHAFKEKFGPESVPLRLCVPDPAELPRVGAALTRAYLPTLTLGDLVRAGQDLRRREG
- a CDS encoding rhodanese-like domain-containing protein, which produces MSHFETVTVDQIPADAAILDVREDDEWALGRAAGAQHLPLGQLPERIEELDPDTDYYVICRTGGRSARAAEYMVGRGYSAINVAGGSGAWLEAGKPMEADGDAEPTVK
- a CDS encoding alpha/beta fold hydrolase, which gives rise to MLHRREYGDPDGVPVLHFHGTPGSGREAAALDAAARAAGVRLIAPDRPGMGRTPHLPGRRLAHWPAEVTRLLDELGIDRAAILAWSGGGPYAVACLARIPERLTAVALLAPAGLLRGIPWANRLFPRLYLPAAGAIARARDWAPAAALGVFRWRRMRSRLADGPPAASPEREPLAPSSAAVLAASWREAFRQGHAGPVQDEQVINEDWSPLLTSARRAPVPVRIWHGRRDRVVPHRHSRRLAAALGAFLVDAHDGDHPGALLTAGPEALGWLAASAE
- the serS gene encoding serine--tRNA ligase → MIDVKDLIDQPEKYRVSQEARGADVSLVDQVVAADAARRAAISRFEELRAEQKAFGKRVAQAKGEEKQALLAEVKDLAASVKEAEAASNEAEAELLRLQRLFPNLVIEGVPQGGEDDFVVVKEVGTPRDFAAEGFEPRDHLELGELIGGIDMERGAKVSGARFSFLKGAAARLELALMQMGLDLAVENGFVPVIPPTLVRPETMQGTGFDVAHDDEIYRLERDDLYLVGTSEVALAGYHADEIIDVADAPIRYAGWSTCYRREAGSAGKDTRGIIRVHQFNKLEMFVYTTVERAEEEHARLLAWEEQMLARIEVPYRVIDTAAGDLGMSAARKFDCEAWVPTQGTYRELTSTSNCTTFQARRLNIRERQVKEDGTGSNAKKGGTRTVATLNGTLATTRWIVAILENHQNADGSVTVPEALRPYLGGLERFELV